The window AAACCTTTTTGTATTATGCTGAAGTATTCTTTTGACCTCTTATTCTTGCCCTTACTTCAGCATATCAGAAAGATGCATGACTTTGAATTTTCTCTTCCCCAGATGATTCCGCAGAATTCAACTTGGTGAACAATGCTCTGTTAAGTATATTTAAGATGGATGCTAAAGGTAAATAGCAGACTCTTATATATAATGTTTTTATTGTTTAAAGTGCTCACCAGTCGTTGATAAGTCTCAAGGAGTGAGATCAGGAATGGTTTTTGTATCtgctgcagggcagtgtagaaTTTTAAGCAAATGTTATCACTTGCTGTTCTGTGTCACAGATCTTGAGCTGTTTGGCTTATGTAAATACAGAGCCATTACAACTTTGTAATATAGTGGCACCCAAAATGTGGTGTTTGATATGCAAACATACAGGAAGGCATGATCTATGCCCTTAAGAGCTATTTCTTCCTGCTGTGGTGTATGTTTACCTTGTTTCTAaaactagcaattttaaaataagttcTGGAGCTTTTCCAATTTGGAAAgtagtttttctttttactgtatatCATAATTATAAAATTGTTGAACGGTTTGCATTAATGTAATTGTTTGGATTTCAGGGACACTGGGAGGCTTGTTCAGTCAGATTCTTCAGGGAGAGGATATTGTGAGAGAACGAGCTATCAAGTTCCTCTCTACCAAACTCAAGACCCTTCCTGAAGAAGTGTTAACAAAGGAAGTAGAGGAGCTCATATTAACTGAATCAAAGAAGGTAAGTGTTGTATTTCACTCCAAATTTAGGTTCTGTTAAATCAGCTTTTTTTGTAATAGAAAGGTTTCCAGTATTCAATTGTTTAAAACGCCATGCACAGTTATGGGACTGTATACATGATTCTgtgattgggggagggatagctcagttgttttgagcattggcttgctaaaaccagggttgtgagttcagttcttggggggggggagggcaaaaattggggattggccctgctttgagcagggggttggactagatgacctcttgaggtcccttccaaccctgatattctatgcttctgtGTTTGCAACCCAGATGTTACAGTATTATGTGACTGTGTCAATGCAGACGCAACTATTTTGTCCACTTTTATTTATaatctgttttcattgtccagactgagagaaatgcaaaaatcaAGAAAACTGTCCAAACAATAAGAAGTAAATTACATGGTTAAAGTTCTTTCAGTTTTAGGCATTCAAGTTTTTGTTAGTAATCTAAAGAGAGtcgatatttaaaaataattggctGAGCAAAGTGAGGTCCTATGCTCAATTTGATAGCATTTCTGTCTGTGGCACCCTCTCGTTACTTTAACCCAGAGGCATATACAGAGATACTGTatgttttcccattttttaaaaaatgtagggAGCTAAAACTGTACTATTGGATAACAGTGCTATTTACCAACTTAAGTGTAATAGGAGACGGGTATTACAAATTGCCTCAGTGGGATTCTgttttctgcttttattttaagGTCCTTGAAGATGTGACGGGTGAGGAATTTGTCCTTTTCATGAAGATATTATCTGGCTTAAAAAGCTTACAGACAGTGAGCGGGAGGCAGCAACTGGTGGAACTGGTGGCTGAACAAGCTGACCTGGAGCAAACTTTTAATCCGTCCGATCCAGATTGTGTGGACAGACTCTTGCAGTGCACTCGACAGGCAGTGCCACTCTTCTCAGTATGTATTTCTTTCCTTTGTATAGTTAGTACGATATTAAAGTTGCAGACTGTAATGTCTTTAATGTCATGACTAGCTGTGTCAGAGTGATTGTACAGCTGTGACTTATAGTCAGCAGTTTCTCTGACCTAAGTCTTACATGTATTTTGGACTGATCTGTTCTGGAGAATTTCCATTCAGATTTGTAAATCATAAGAACTTGTGTCTTCCTTAAGTACCTGCTTTCTCACAAATTGAAGAATTTGATGTGAATGATGTCTCAGTCTCCCACCTCTATTCGTCAGCAGATGTGGTATTTGTCTTAGTGTGTTAGCTGAGAGAATTGAAATTTTCTTTATTGGTTATGGAAGAGAATCTTGCCAACATGATTCTCTAATAAACTCTGTGCAATTTCTAGGCTTAATTTAGTAAAGATAACTTTCTTCCATGGTTACAGAAGGCTTTTAATACCATTCTTTCTTCTCATTGTTAGCATCCCTGGCAGATGGGCAATTCTGTTGCCTTGGCTCTACGTGCCCAATGTAATTTTTAGGAACTGCTCTTTCAGAAAACATCACAAGTCAACATTATAAGAGGGGTATGGGAAAGGAAGTATGTCCTTGTGATTAAAGCACTGGCTTATATTTGTGGCTGTGTCACAGAGTTCCTTTGTGATCTTTGGTAGGTTATTTAATCTCTGAACCCTAGCTCCCCATCTTGTAAAATGGAGAATCCGCTGAAATTCTAACACTTTCACTGATTTAACTGTTTTTGATGCACTCCTCCACTCCAGGAGACTTTGACAGTCTCTCTTAAAGGAAAATGTGGTTGTTTCTTTTGGTACCTATAGCACAGAGGGAACTGTGCAACTTCTGAGACATCCTGTGTTCAAAAGAGTTTTGTCAGCTTTTGCTCCAGTCTTGCAAGGGAAAGTCATCATAAGATAAAGGCAGGATTTAAGGTCATGGGCAAGGACTTCTGGCCAAGTGAAAGCGCCATCTCTCAACTATATCAGACACAGATTACCACTTGTACTGAAAGAGAGTCACTGAAAAAAGGCTTCAGCCTAACTTCAGAAATAGGTTAAtaacttctttttaaaacacTGGCACTCACACAACCAGAGAGGGATGAGCCCTTGCAAAAGTTCCTGGGTTGTATTTTTTTTGGCTGAGACTTTAGAATCTTGTAACAATCCCCTCTTTAGACATAAAAAGTGAATATTTGCCAGGTATGCTATTAATTATACATAGTGTCTTACCTCATATCCACTGGGCTGACCTAGCACTATCTGCTGTCAAGAGAGAGAGCTGGATTTGAATCCTAAGTTCACCCTCTTGCTCCATTCTCAGTGAGGGTTAGGAATATTGCAGAGGTGAGAGCAGAGTCCAATAGACAAATGTTCTGCTGATggatttaaatttaaacattgaTTAACTCGGTGCATTGCCAGGCATACTGCAGTAGTTTAAAGCCTGTTTTCCGGGAAATGGAACTGTTACAGATAGGAAAAAATAAGCATTTGCAATTTTATCAAAATCACCTGTAGCCTAGGCACAACTCTTAGCTGGAAGGACCCGTGTGTTTTGAAGGGAGAAATTTAGCTAAGGGGTAGCAAAATGATGGGTGTCCATTGGGCAGGGAAGGtgggaaaaaattaaatcaaattccTGCAGTAACCTTAGTGTCTTTCTGAACTTTTACAGAAAAATGTTCATTCTACAAGGTTTGTGACTTACTTCTGCGAGCATGTGTTACCAAACCTCAGTTCCCTGACTACTCCAGTGGAGGGCCTTGATATCCAGTTAGAGGTAAGCTAAGCCTGTAAGAGCTAATAAACCTCAAATGTACACATCATGGTGCTTATTGCAGAAGTGAGTGTTTCTCTGCATAACACTCTTGAGATTGTAAAAACTTCAGTGTGTTTTCCAGCAATTTGCTGATCTACTGTTCTATGGCTCTTCTAGTTAATAACATGAGGAAAGATCACAGAACTCTGCCAGCTGATGGAGCTGGGTTGAGCAGAACCTTCTAATGCCTAAGAGTAAATACAGAAAGCAAAAGCCTTACCCTAATTAAGAGGAATAATGACTATAGTCATTAGTCATGTGGTAACCTCACTGAACTTTCCAAGCTGTTGCTATTCCTTCACATTGTCTTCCAAATAGTCCCCTCATAGTTACCTCTTTATCAGCAATGTGCTTGTGctgtgcaaaacaaacaaaagaaaaattcctGCCTGAAAGAGCTTACAAGCTGAAAGAGCCAGATAGACAAGAGGCACTGAGAAGCCAGAAGGGAATAACTTGAATACCTTTTTATATTCATTACTTTTATTGTCACTTCTTGTGGATATCATGGAGGGAGTGAGGCTTTAGGAGGAACTTAAATGCATTGAGGAAGGAGGCTTGAATGAATATCTGGTAGACTGCAGACAGGAGGTTCAGACAAGCTTAGTCTGGCATTCACTGCTTAACAATTGTTAAGATACATGTATAAATATTACTGTCACATGTTAATTTTAGTTCTCTACAAATCTCTGGTACTTAAAGCCTGCATTAAAGGTAAGATGTCCCTCACCTGGCATGAGTTGTATTTTATAGACTTTACAAAATCATGATTGATGTTTGTGGCAATTCAATGTTGTGATATGCTGAAGAAGCCATGTTAATGTTGCAAtccacttttatttaaaattatgcaACTATGTGATTATAACTCTTAGCTTTACCAAGAGGTGTTCTTGTTTGTAGGTATTGAAACTACTTGCTGAAATGAGTTCGTTTTGTGGTGACATGGAAAAGTTAGAATCAAACTTGAAGAAGCTTTTTGATAAATTACTGGTAAGGCAGACTTTTGCTGtgatacaataataaaaaatgcaCTCCTAAAAGTGAGTGACCTTTAGTTGCTTATTACCCATTTATCTTTGGTCCCTTCCTGTAAAGGTAGTTACCCCTGGTTATTCTTCTGTTCAAGACAAATAAGTGCAAAGATCTCTTTGCCCACGTTGAATCTTTCCATAGCATTGCAGAACTGGATGATTTCTCTACACACCATTTTTGATCCAAGTTGAAGAAAGTAGTATGGTTTGTGTTTGTATGATGATCTTAAAATCCGTCCGTGCTGGCAGTAGTGGCAGGGCTACCACAGACACTTACTGGCTCAGAGCAGGTATAGTTGAGATGCTGATAAAAGTGTTGGTAGCTGATCTGCACTAGCCTGGAAACAAATGATAGTAACATGGAGCTAGTGCAATGAAGGGAGACTCTGTTAGAATTGTCAGAATAGATAAGGCCCTATGTAATGTAGCTTAAACTAGTTGGAGTCTGTACAAGACTGCAGCAGAGCCTATAGAAAAAATGTTAGTTGGTCCTCCCTACAATCCAACAATGCACAGAGTGGTATTGATAAGTTAGGTGTTTGCTGGACTGGCTGTTTCCAAATGCTGAAATTAAAGAGAAGTTTTGTATGACCATACATTCAAGAGAAACTGGTAAATAGATTAGACTGCTAACCTGCTTACATATTTAGCTAACTGATTTGGTAATGCTGTTTATTTCCTATATTGAGGTTTTATTTTTCGTAGCCTTGCCCTCCTGTGAAAGTGGGTGGGATGCAAAAAGTGGAGAAAAGGGAACAGGTGAGTGAAAGTGTCTCATGTATCTGTTCTGCTTGGTGTTCATCAGGAGTACATGCCACTTCCTCCAGAGGAAGCAGAGAATGGGGAAAATGCAGGTAATGAAGAGCCCAAGTTGCAGTTCAGCTATGTGGAGTGTTTGTTGTATAGCTTTCATCAGCTGGGGCGAAAGCTTCCAGACTTCCTCACGTCCAAGCTCAATGCAGAGAAATTGAAAGACTTCAAAATCAGGTAATGTATGAGAGACTGGAATGATCACTTTAGCTGCAAACCCAGCTGCAATGAACATACTGGAAGTGTCAGTGTAGAATATTATTGATCCTTCCTCTGCTGAACTGTTCGGGTGCGGGAGAAGCATAAATCAGATTAGAAAGCAAAATAATGAACTgattgaaaaatgttttcagcatttatttaaaaataaaaacactcttGTCATATCACGGTTTTCCTTGTGCTATTCTTTTACAGGAATGTGTGAAGTTTTGTGCTTGGCTTgattggggttcattaaatactTTAAACTCATTTTTCTGTTAGGCTACAGTATTTTGCCCGAGGGTTGCAGGTTTATATACGACAGCTTCGTCTGGCACTTCAAGGAAAAACAGGTGAAGCCTTAAAAACAGAAGAGGTATGTATTCCCTGGAAGCAGTTCTCTTATCAATTCTACTGAATAGCTATTGCAAACCATTATAAAAGCCAGCCTTTTTTGCTGAGATGACTAAAATTGAATGATACTGGGAAATGACTGTCACTATGCTGCTTAAGCCTACTAAATGAATGTAGATTGACACTGCATTTCAGGCAAATACTATCAATACAGCTGATAGCAAGTATTTTAGACGCGAGAAAGCTCTTGTAGTTTGAATAAACTTTGTTTCGTGGTCTGGAAAGTGGCAAATGTTTTCTAGATTTATTAAGTGCTAGATGACAGCATGTATGAATGCACTATTCTCTTACCTCtacagacccaggttcaattctcctCATGTGCAAATGAATTTGAACTCAAATTTGTTGATGATATTTCTCAGTACTACAAAAGTACTAAATTAGGTGCCTTTGGTCATGCCAAAGCTGAAAGAGCTGTGTGAGAGCACAGGACTGCAGTGCCAGAGGATGCTGGAAATCAGGACTTGGGTGCACTGATTAGCAGGGAGTGCAGCAGATTGGGACTGAGGCTCATTACCAGAGCTGTACAGTGGCCAAGCATTAGAACAGTGAGGGCAACAGAGAAGATTGAACTGGCTTAGCAGAGCTGCAGAGAGAAGCTGGCATAGTACCTCACTGTACTGTTGCTTGTCTCTAACCAGTGATCTGTCACTTTCAGGAGCATTAtccttaaatttatttttttatttttttaaataaaggcagTTTACCAACGCTTTATACCAGAAAGCAGTGTTCAGTGTCCTGGGCTTGTTAATGTGACAGTCCTGCAATTCTCTAAGCAGTTA of the Eretmochelys imbricata isolate rEreImb1 chromosome 6, rEreImb1.hap1, whole genome shotgun sequence genome contains:
- the API5 gene encoding apoptosis inhibitor 5; the encoded protein is MPTVEELYRNYGILADATETAGQHKDAYQVILDGVKGGAKEKRLAAQFIPKFFKHFPELADSAINAQLDLCEDEDVSIRRQAIKELPQFATGDNLPRVADILTQLLQSDDSAEFNLVNNALLSIFKMDAKGTLGGLFSQILQGEDIVRERAIKFLSTKLKTLPEEVLTKEVEELILTESKKVLEDVTGEEFVLFMKILSGLKSLQTVSGRQQLVELVAEQADLEQTFNPSDPDCVDRLLQCTRQAVPLFSKNVHSTRFVTYFCEHVLPNLSSLTTPVEGLDIQLEVLKLLAEMSSFCGDMEKLESNLKKLFDKLLEYMPLPPEEAENGENAGNEEPKLQFSYVECLLYSFHQLGRKLPDFLTSKLNAEKLKDFKIRLQYFARGLQVYIRQLRLALQGKTGEALKTEENKIKVVALKITNNINVLIKDLFHIPPSYKSTVTLSWKPVQKADAGQKRTSEDTTSSSPPKKAPAGPKRDARQIYNPPSGKYSSNLGSFSYEQRGGFRGGRGRGWGGRGNRSRGRIY